The following proteins are encoded in a genomic region of Hippocampus zosterae strain Florida chromosome 2, ASM2543408v3, whole genome shotgun sequence:
- the dzip1 gene encoding LOW QUALITY PROTEIN: cilium assembly protein DZIP1 (The sequence of the model RefSeq protein was modified relative to this genomic sequence to represent the inferred CDS: inserted 1 base in 1 codon) — protein sequence MLIRESPRNSLGHCRQKTFPKSFTSSLTSIITTGSSFLFPRQRGVGVCXRVYGKAEPQRNHGSSIRDPPVGVLDDSEMVRRARLEQPFQDGVYYPYSSDTQGNHSSAGIPSLLNSPLSQHSVKIHSAPGMAPSGAPPTILPFRFRQRRESVDWRRIHAVDIDLVISQLDVDVLQEHISTVTFCSLDGERCQRCQSPVDRALIKILQLAQLTVEWLLHCQECLTLNLQAAEERLASTNMQQEQLLAQLKKQEESMTAMTAELKNRRKIIRKQQTLFAPQITNNSQKCTFCKKKFLTTSFLQSHMQRRHPDENDMQLQLNSEEKSQIKTLKLEMSSLKEQIVQQQQTLESKTAENQRLQRHIEESELQMRESEKKSQIESLKLEIKNLKDLIQHQHITQARSAEDEKQQLKDKDLLKELDHFKAVEMVQIQAIQKLEHQQKQQDKKWESRLGKINTLHESEKSDLQKELNRLQSTMLEHQEHSKRQLQEMRRKLQEKEQTIQDQREQILNTSSNPPTKVLKVPVLVNAPAPEPKPKKVVLEELISLAQLDPIQELSEEEEDLTTIPEKRPVEKKLEPRPEKKLRVSVKRNPNKTEIKQHLEQLVMTKLERLGVKPDQRKLKAKELRSILANIHTKQQSLAKKFPDYWHHRADITNTLERKLGLKRKDGNLQSPDKSRHSVQVLQMRPRSSSLPSRASRGTSEAFARQAKTPQPAPRVRISVQPKTSTPSRRAVQKEHSPKTPPFSSFVDSEDEDTDMEDTESPQHQWGKTSQARINKEEAVQISARKSNLIQTRPAAAVLASSKSHPAGDATKTAVMKLENGNDDEDDEDELSDVSELQEIDSRQLQSFKEQNGNVEKTNFAKENKVTDLARKIESQIANKATKKPVGGVSILPKTNDEVQEFLSSDLEESSEDADSSFEEERGKLKPPRNSGTTMRSQDSVSTSVWDSSTGKDTSMGKAPRSGLTEAGTGSTLKSSLCYLSDICDSEDFNN from the exons ATGTTAATCCGTGAGTCACCCCGAAATTCTTTGGGTCATTGCAGGCAGAAAACTTTCCCAAAGTCCTTCACATCTTCATTAACGTCGATTATCACGACA GGAAGCTCGTTTCTGTTTCCACGGCAACGCGGCGTCGGCGTTT CTCGTGTCTACGGGAAGGCGGAACCACAGAGAAACCACGGCTCCTCGATTCGCGATCCGCCTGTGGGCGTCCTTGATGATTCGGAGATGGTAAGGAGAGCTCGGCTGGAGCAG CCATTTCAGGACGGAGTCTACTACCCCTACAGCAGTGACACCCAGGGGAATCATTCATCAGCAGGGATCCCATCCCTGTTGAACTCCCCACTCAGCCAGCACTCTGTAAAGATCCACTCTGCACCAGGCATGGCTCCATCCGGTGCGCCACCCACCATTCTGCCTTTCAGGTTCCGCCAGCGTAGGGAGAGCGTAGACTGGCGGCGAATTCACGCTGTAGATATTGATCTGGTGATTAGCCAGCTAGATGTGGATGTCCTCCAGGAGCACATAAGCACCGTAACCTTCTGCAGCTTGGATGGGGAGCGTTGTCAACGCTGTCAGAGCCCTGTGGACCGAGCGCTCATCAAGATCCTCCAGTTGGCCCAGCTCACAGTCGAATGGCTCCTCCACTGTCAGGAATGTCTCACGCTCAATCTGCAAGCAGCGGAGGAGAGGCTGGCGAGCACCAACATGCAGCAGGAGCAGCTACTGGCTCAGTTGAAGAAGCAGGAGGAGAGCATGACGGCGATGACGGCCGAGCTCAAGAACAGGAGGAAGATCATACGCAAACAGCAAACCCTATTTGCCCCACAAATCACCAACAACAGTCAAAAG TGCACATTTTGTAAAAAGAAGTTCCTCACCACTTCATTTCTTCAGAGTCACATGCAGCGGCGCCACCCTGATGAGAATGATATGC agttACAATTAAACAGTGAGGAGAAATCTCAGATCAAAACCCTGAAATTGGAGATGAGTAGTCTGAAGGAGCAGATTGttcaacagcaacaaacatTGGAATCCAAAACAGCTGAG AATCAAAGGCTGCAGCGACACATAGAAGAGAGCGAGCTAC AGATGCGAGAGAGCGAGAAGAAATCTCAGATTGAAAGCCTCAAATTGGAGATAAAAAATTTGAAGGATCTTATTCAACACCAACACATTACACAAGCAAGATCAGCAGAG GACGAGAAGCAGCAGCTCAAGGACAAAGACCTGCTAAAAGAACTTGATCATTTTAAAGCAGTGGAGATGGTGCAGATACAAGCCATTCAAAAACTGGAGCATCAGCAGAAGCAGCAG GACAAAAAATGGGAGTCCAGGCTGGGGAAAATCAACACTCTTCATGAGTCAGAAAAGagcgat TtgcagaaagaattgaacagatTGCAGTCGACCATGTTGGAGCACCAAGAGCACAGCAAGAGGCAGCTGCAGGAGATGCGAAGGAAGTTGCAAGAGAAGGAGCAAACCATCCAGGATCAGAGGGAGCAG ATACTGAATACATCTTCAAATCCACCCACTAAAGTACTGAAAGTACCAG TGTTAGTAAATGCACCAGCTCCAGAGCCAAAACCAAAGAAAGTTGTACTTG AGGAGCTCATCTCTCTTGCTCAGCTGGATCCAATTCAAGAGCTgtcagaagaggaggaag ACTTGACCACCATCCCTGAGAAGAGGCCGGTGGAGAAAAAGCTTGAACCTCGTCCAGAGAAGAAACTCCGGGTGTCCGTCAAAAGGAACCCCAACAAGACTGAAATCAAGCAACATCTCGAGCAGCTTGTAATGACAAAGCTGGAGAGACTGGGAGTGAAGCCA GATCAGAGAAAACTGAAGGCCAAAGAGCTCAGGTCCATTCTTGCTAATATACACACAAAGCAACAGAGCCTTGCAAAGAAGTTTCCGGACTATTGGCACCATCGTGCGGACATAACGAACACGTTGGAGCGGAAGTTGGGCTTGAAGAGGAAGGACGGCAATCTCCAGTCTCCAGACAAATCCAGACACTCTGTTCAGG TGTTGCAGATGCGTCCTCGATCCAGCAGTCTACCCTCCAGAGCTTCGCGGGGCACTTCTGAAGCTTTTGCCCGACAAGCCAAGACCCCGCAACCTGCACCGAGAGTCAGGATCTCTGTCCAACCAAAGACGTCGACACCCAGCCGCAGAGCTGTTCAGAAAGAACACTCTCCCAA GACGCCGCCTTTCAGTTCTTTTGTGGATTCAGAAGACGAGGATACAGACATGGAGGACACTGAGTCTCCTCAACACCAATGGGGCAAAACTTCACAAGCCAGAATAAATAAGGAGGAAGCAGTTCAAATCAGTGCAAGAAAATCCAATTTGATCCAGACGAGACCGGCTGCGGCTGTGCTTGCATCCTCCAAAAGCCATCCCGCTGGTGACGCGACCAAGACGGCGGTCATGAAATTAGAGAATGGCAATGATGACGAGGACGATGAGGATGAGTTGTCGGATGTCAGTGAGCTACAAGAGATTGACTCGAGGCAGCTCCAGAGTTTCAAAGAGCAGAATGGCAATGTGGAAAAGACAAACTTTGCGAAAG aAAACAAAGTCACTGACCTGGCCCGAAAAATTGAGAGTCAGATTGCAAATAAAGCGACAAAGAAACCGGTCGGGGGCGTGAGCATCTTGCCAAAGACCAATGATGAGGTTCAGGAATTCTTG TCCTCAGATCTGGAGGAGAGCAGCGAAGATGCCGATTCCTCTTTTGAGGAAGAACGAGGAAAGTTGAAACCACCTCGCAACTCTGGAACAACAATGAGGAGCCAGGACTCAGTTAGCACGAGTGTGTGGGACTCCTCCACAGGAAAAGACACTTCCATGGGAAAGGCTCCCAGATCAG GTTTGACTGAAGCTGGAACTGGGAGCACCTTGAAGAGCAGTCTGTGTTACCTCAGCGACATCTGTGACTCAGAGGATTTTAACAATTAG
- the LOC127592509 gene encoding claudin-10-like: MKYRTVVMYTEIGCFVSCLCGWILVCSTLPTEYWTFSEVGSIVLTTSNYYSNLWRDCISDTTGVSDCKDYPSMLALPGFLHACRALAVCAVITGFFGGVLTLIGMKCTKIGGSEVANARVTFAGGITYLASGFCGMITYSWWANRVITEFLDPNFRAQKFELGAAVFIGWGGSILLLSGGTVLSYFSGKEGLPSGSSNRPRRPATYATARTRKTYMLPPTTSRVSLGPPLFYEGRKSQPSRAATKMTGTFSRDDFV; this comes from the exons ATGAAATACAGGACGGTGGTGATGTACACAGAAATTGGCTGCTTTGTGTCCTGCCTTTGCGGCTGGATCCTGGTGTGCTCCACCCTTCCCACAGAGTACTGGACCTTCTCTGAGGTGGGCAGCATTGTGCTGACCACCTCCAACTACTACTCCAACCTGTGGAGGGACTGCATCTCAGACACCACGGGGGTGTCCGACTGCAAAGACTACCCCTCCATGCTGGCCCTGCCCG GGTTCCTGCATGCCTGTCGAGCATTGGCGGTCTGCGCGGTCATCACCGGGTTCTTTGGCGGCGTTCTCACTCTCATTGGCATGAAGTGCACGAAAATAGGCGGATCTGAGGTTGCCAACGCGAGAGTGACCTTCGCAGGCGGAATCACCTACCTCGCCTCGG GCTTCTGTGGTATGATCACTTACTCCTGGTGGGCGAACAGAGTCATCACAGAATTCCTCGACCCAAATTTCAGGGCCCAAAA atttgagCTTGGGGCTGCAGTTTTCATTGGCTGGGGGGGCTCCATCCTTTTGCTCTCTGGTGGGACTGTGCTGAGTTACTTCTCTGGAAAAGAAGGTCTTCcatcagg TTCATCAAACCGACCACGGAGACCAGCCACTTACGCCACAGCCCGCACTCGAAAGACGTATATGCTCCCACCCACCACATCCAGAGTCAGTCTGGGACCGCCGCTGTTTTATGAGGGGAGGAAGAGTCAACCAAGCAGAGCAGCAACAAAGATGACGGGCACCTTCAGCAGGGATGACTTTGTCTGA